gaTGTTTCGGAATAGTTGTCTGGTGTAACAGCAGATTGTaaatttccaaaacttAATGGAGAAAATATATCATCATGGTTGCTTTTCGAGGAGCTACCAATGTCGGTTTgtgatctttcttcatcagaatttttctcCTCGtgagaatttttcactccCACAGTGTTTATCTCATCATTGGTAGATTCGCTTTCagaatttgaatatttgCAATATTCTCTCATCTTTGTCCTTTTATGCAAAGCAGGTAACTTGGCAGGTACTTTGTCCTGCGCCTGGTTTGCGTCAGCGTTCGCATCACGCTCTTGGAACACTCTGAGGAAGTCCGGCTCCTTAGATATATTTTCCAAAGATGgtgcttcttcaataacaTCTTCACTTAAAGGATTTTTGGTCGCTGTACcaatgaaatcattttCCTCATtctctttccaaattgtCGTTACTTTGGAATCGAGCAACTTTAAAACTAATTCATGAGCACCAACTGAATCAAAACCACGCTCAGCGGAGAGTGTATCAAATATTAGAAAGCGCATCTGAGAGCTTGCTTTCATGAACCCGTTACCATTGACCTGTTCCATATACAGTCTGGGGAAGACTTTGGGGATAAGAATGACTTGAGTTTGTGGGATCATATATTTAGGTAGATTATCAAGGCACTCGTAGAACAGAAATTTCTGTAAAGGATGCcatttctcaaaatttAAAAATCCATAGTCCGGTTTCAGTTCAACAATCGTTCTCTTCACTTCTTCACATAGTTCATTTCGAATATCATTATAAGAACTCTGAAATTCCTGGCACGCTTTGGTCAAAGTGCCAGAAAGATTTTCCATTGAGTATCGGCTCATGGGACAAGTACGGTCAAACATCTCAACAACGTAAACGGTCGGGCATCTCTTGATATACGAGGCAACCTCACGCATTTGCGTAATACAAAGCAGCATCTTATACAGATAATCAATGATCCCCCAATCCAAAcggaaatcttcaagacgAACCAAATGAATACTCTTAAAGTCTTCCGAGTGTTTCTTGAGCAGACCTAGTCTCTGCTCTGGAGACTGAATCGCATCGAAGTGCAACATTTGCAAATATTTATTTGCGAAGTTCTCATTAATGGTACTAAACCTTTGTAAACCTGAATAATCAACAAACATTTTTAGAAAACTAGTTTATAAATCAAAAGTTTTCTGAACTTTATTGTATCTTAATATTAAAATTGAAATGAAGTTGCAAGTAATCTAACAAAAGATCTTGGGACACATAAAGACTTTTATAGTATTAATTTTTTAGAGTTAAACTATTATTTCTCTAAATGACACAAATCAAAACTCTGACACTTTGTAGATGACTACTTGAAGACTCATTTTTGGCTTACCCGAATAATTTGCCCAAGGAGTTTGTGACGCCATAGAAGACGAGGGAGGCAGATCGAAATCACAATCAATCATTATTGACAGCAAGCAAAAGAGGTATATAAGGCCAATTGATGGTATACATCAACTCTTGTAGTGTAAAAATTTTACCAGACAATCACAGTAATTAAACTATCATGAGCAAGATCTTGGGTGTCTACGAGGGACTGCTGAAAACGCACCCAAAGAAGACCAATGCCATCATGACTGGTACGCTTTTCGGTTTGGGAGATGTCATTGCACAATTGGGATTTCCGCAGAAAGGTTCCAATACTAAGTATGACTTTGCTAGAACAGCTCGATCTGTGATATATGGGTCGATGATCTTCTCGTTCGTCGGTGACAGATGGTTCAAGTTCCTCAGTAATAAGGTTTCTTTGCCCAATAGACCCAATGGGCACTGGACAAATACGTTATTCCGTGTCGGGGTTGACCAAATGACTTTTGCTCCGACTTCTATCCCATTTTATTTTGGGTGCTTAACTCTCATGGAGGGCAAACCCCTTGAGGATGCTAAAAAGAAGATTAACGATAGATGGTGGGAGACTCTACGGGCTAATTGGGCTGTTTGGCCAGCTTTCCAATGCTTCAATTTTACTTTTGTGCCTTTGCAGCACAGATTATTGGCTGTGAACGCTATTGCGATCTTCTGGAATACGTTTCTGTCGTATAAAAACTCGCTAGCAACTTCATCAGAGCATAAGACACCGGTTTATTCACCACCAATTGTAGACTAAGTCAATTTTGTTGAATGTTTTTGAAAGACGTCTAGCAGCTGAAAACATTAGCTTGAAGAGCCAAAAAATTGCAGTCCATTAGACTCAGGGTCAACTGATTATGAAAGGCATAGTTACAACACAATTAGAATGGTCTTTTAGGTGGTTCAATAGTATTGATAGAATTGATTAAAAATCCGCTATCTTTTTCGACGGGCTGCAATGGAAAGTATCAACAAATAAAGAAGTGCTTATAGAAGTTGACCAAATACATTCAACTGCAAATAGAAGTAGACATCCTTACATGTATAGTTCCATTCTATGATAAAGTTTTTATTTCCACAAAGAACGTTATTGAGTAGTTCTTTTAGACGCTACACAACCTCTGTTCCCAAACAAcctttgagaagatttaAACTCACAAGAGGCAAGATCATATTTGGGTCGATCGTGGGAGCAGGGGCTATTTATTATCAGACTAATGAGACTGCTCATAATGTTCTAAGACATGTGGTTTTGACCTCGAGAAGGATCGGTGTGGTTACAGTAGCGACTGTGCGGTGCTTTCATCGTTACAAGACGACTTTAGATGCTCATTACGACTCGCTTGAGGAGCGTGGGGAAGCTTTGAGTGCCTGCCATCTTTACTGTGCAAAGGTAACCTTACGTGCTTTGCAGGCAAATGCAGGTGTCTATATTAAGCTTGGGCAGCACATTGGTGCCATGACCTATATGTTACCACCGGAATGGACTGAGACTATGATTCCTTTGCAAGACCAGTGTCCGCAATCTACAAtggaagagatcaatgAAATGTTCAAgcaggatttgaaagttgaTATTGACGAGATGTTTTCTGAGTTTAACCCAAAACCTATCGGCGTAGCATCGCTGGCACAGGTTCATGTAGCAAAGCTACGAGACTCCGACCAAATGGTTGCAGTGAAATGTCAACACCCATCTCTAAAAGAGTTTGTGCCCCTGGATGTGATGCTGACGCAAACtgtcttcaatttgatggatGTTGTGTTTCCTGATTACCCATTGACGTGGCTTGGAGATGAAATGCaatcatcaatctttgtcGAGTTGGATTTTACTAAGGAAGCAAAGAATGCTGTAACTACTGCAGAACTTTTCTCAAATGCAACTGCAGAAACAGCTCTCAGAATACCTAAAGTCATTAGCGCAAACCGCAGGATACTAGTCATGGAATACATCATTGGTAGAAGGTTGGACGACGTAAAATTTTTAGACGACAATCATATCTCTAGAGCCGAGGTATCGGCCTGTCTTTCGCATACTTTTAACAAGATGATTTTCACACCGAACGCTGGTTTGCATTGTGATCCTCACGGTGGTAATTTGGCTATAAGACCATGTAAACcaacttcaaaaaatcctcacaattttgaaattgtcTTATATGATCATGGACTCTATCGGTTCCCATCGACCCAGCTGAGAAGGGACTATGCTCATTTTTGGTTGGCGTTACTTGATCACAACCAGCCAGAGATGAAATATTACGCAAAGAGATTTGCTCAAATCACTGACGAACAATTTCCCTTGTTTGCGGCTGCAATAACAGGGAGGAGTATTGATACTGCCTTAAACTATGACATCTCTAAACCTAGGAGcaatgaagagattgagaCCATGGCTGCCGGGCTACTGCATGGTTCTTTTCTCTTGCAATTAATGGGTCTCCTTGCTAGAATTCCTGGCGTTGTACTACTGATTTTGAAAACAAATGATTTGACAAGACATCTGGACGAATGTTTGCAAAATCCACTGGGTCCTGAAAGGACTTTCCTAATCATGACACAGTACTGTGCACGGATGGTTTATGAAGAGGCCTGTGAGGCCATAAGCGATCATTATCGAAGGTGGTCGTTTATCTGGCTTTACAAAGAGGTCAAAGCTTGGTTTGAGTATGAAAAGCGTAAAAACGAACTGGTTTTCTATGATTTGGCGCTATGGTGGAAAAGAAGGCTAATGTAGAACTGAACTGTATTAATATTCGCGTGTAAATAAAGTCACTCATGGAGTCACTTCATTGAGGATTAAAACTTTCTATTGAGCAGcaaattgcaaaatcaCTAGAACACAAGTAGTACTGGGCGAGATAAAGAATATATAAGGGAGGATGAAGCCATCAGTCCAATTTTGATACCTCTAGCAATTTCTTAGCGACACAGATGTCCATGATGGACAAACCCACGATCTTACAGAGGGTGATAGTACGATTATTCTTTTCACATCTAATCGTTTGCAATTTGTCCTTTTCTAAACgtccaatttcttgtagtTGATGGGGCTTGACATTACTGTCAATCAATTCACCAGCTTCCAAGAGAGTATGTTCCTTGGAATCAACCAAGATAGGAACCTTCTGCTTCTGAAACTCACTGATGAGTTTCGCATCACATTCGTGCATGTGTGGCTTGTAACTGCCAATCAGCGAGATATAAGTATGTGGAACAATAGTCTCAACTTCGGCTAAGTCTGTATAGTGAATATTTGCAGCTTCAGATGGCGCACAACCAAATATTATGTGACTGTTAGCAACGACTTTCTTCACAGCCAGCTTTTCAGACAGTTTCACGAGTGTGAACGAAAGTTCCATGTTGGTATCATCTCTGTTTAAGATCGTCCTAATAGGTTCCAGATCAATCTTCGAGGAACGATTCACAAAGCAGACATTAAGCTGCTTACATTTACCACTAAGCAGCCTCGCACAAAACAAGACATGCCAGAAGGCCTGCAAACCACTGCCAAAGACGGTACAATTGATGGCACCCAGgttttcaaatttatctaACTGATGATACAACCCAATGCAACTCACCAATGCTGTTCTCACACCGGTGAGTTCCTTAGCCTGCAACGTACCATATAACATACCGGACTCCGCGTCAGTGACATTGATAGATCCCACGAAACCCATGTTAGAACTAGCATTGTACCCTAAAGTCTTAACTCCGGAGTACACATCGTCAATCACAGGCATATAAAGATGTACAGTGCTACCAGATGGAATGGTTCCAACAATACGTGGTGGAATAATTTCGGGATTCTCAGAATATTTCTTCAGGGCTGAATGCAATTCCTGCAGAAACGACAGTAATGTCTCTGAGCATGCACCAATAAAGAAATCAGCTACTTCTCGATCTTCCACAATTTTCGAATTCATTGAGGACGATTAATTAAGACGACCCTTAGCGATCTCGATTGGTGCCTAAAAGTCTCGATAACCAGTCAAGATATTATAAATTCTCTCATCAAATTATTTAAGAGTTATCTTCTGAACTGATAAGACaattaaaaaattaaaaaCTAATTAttagaaaaaaattaaatAAAACAATAatattggaagaaaaaagatAAAAGATCAGCAAGATTCTCAAGCTCGAGCTAATCGatggtcaattgactaTTTTACTCAACAGAAATTACAGCGAATTTCGACAACTTCAACTTTGGAGTTCGTTTAACTTCCATTTTTTAAAATCTCTGTCGtttaatttttcagaaatGGTTGATCGCCTTGAGCCATATGGTGGTGCGATTTGAAGACGAGATTGAcgaagactttgaaagtacGCCTATTCAAACAAGTACAGAGTTATAAACGAGGTGCACGTTACAAAAGGACGAGTGGGGCGAACGAGTACCAGTTGCCCGTTAGTTCCCACGCTGTGTTTCCATTATAGAACCCAACGGTGAGCCTACCCTGAAGCTCTCTTTGTTTGGACGGTATATATTAGAAGATACATTGTTATTGCTAAGCATCATCGCATAGGACTACCGCGGATAGAGCAATGTCTGGAGAATCGCCGCTTGTCTCGTCGAGTCTTAATAATGGGAGCTCGAACggcaagatgaagaggaaacgTAATAGGATTCCTTTAAGTTGTACCATATGTAGGAAGAGGAAAGTTAAGTGTGATAAGACCCGTCCACACTGTGACCAATGTGTCAAGACTGGTGTGGCACATCTATGTCATTATATGGAACAGAGTTGggcagaagaagcagagaaAGAGATCTCGAAAGAGACTGAGTTAAAGCAACTGAGAGACCGAGTTAAGTCGCTTGAAGAGAGTTTATCCAAGGTACATTCTGTATGCAGCAATACTCCCGATAGCAATATACTGGTACTAGATAATGGGAATGAGATTTCTGGGgatgattcaaaatttctttcagGCAATAGTAAGTATAGTAATGATGAACTGGATTTAACGAGACAATTTGATATGCTGCATTTAAAAAACAACGGAACCATTCATCTTGGTGCAACTCATTGGCTGGCAATTATGAAAGGTGACCCatacttgaaattgttATGGGGGCATATCTTTTCTATGAGAGAAAAGCTGGCTGAATGGTACAGTCAGAGAAGAAAAGTTCCTCATGCGAAAGGTATGACTAAACCAGGAATGCCATCTGGTTCAAGATGTCCCGTGGATCATAGCAGTATGGGCTTCCCTCCACCAAAACGAGATGACTCTCCCTCGCCTTTACAACAAATGCCATCCAAATGTCCCGTGGACCACGctacgatgaagaaatgtCCCGTGGACCACACTGCTATGTCTAAATGCCCCGTGGACCACACTGCTATATCTAAATGCCCCGTTAGTCATGGTAGTTCAATTAAAGAGGAACATGATATCCCTAGACCGCCATCTTTACCATCATTCCAAAATCTCACATCGAAATGTCCGGTGATACATCAACCGTCTGCAAAAgattttcaaattcctcGACCACCATTACAATCATACAAGGTTGCCACCAAACCTATTACTCATGAACAAGTCCTGGCAAGAGTTACTGAACTCCTGCCGCCAAAACGAATAATATGCTCATTCATGgagaagttcttcaagcaGATTTACCCAGTGATACCCATTATAGATGAGCAAAACTTTAAGAACCATATGAACCACATTTTAAGCTTGAGAACTTTTACTGGTGAAGGTGACACGGTACAAAAACTGCGAACGACCAAGCTGGCAGATTATTGTAACTTGGGTATACTGATAATCATCCTAAGGCTTACTTGGCTATCTTTGCCATCTAATGCTTGCGAAGTGGATCTAGGTAGTCAGTGTTCTGCTTTTCTAATGCCCCAATTGAATACGGCATCCGTTACACAAGCTAAGGAGGAATCTTTGCTAATAAAATATGAAACACCCGTTGAAGCGCTAGAGCTTATTCGCGAgcatttgatcaaatttgatcaaatctcCAGTATATCAAACTGCAACGTGAATTTGACGACTGTTCAATTTGCTATTTTTTACAAGCTCTATTTGATGTGCTGGGCCAACGACACACCCTCAGCGAATAACTCTCCAGATGCATGTGTACCGGGGACCATCAACGATGGTGGTGGCCAGGATAATGAAACCCATCAAGTGTTACTGTCAAGCATCACTCAAATGGCATTCAGCTGTGGACTTCATAGAGATCCAGATAATTTCCCTCAGCTAAACGCTGTTTCGCATGGGCAGCCAGAAAACTCTGCAACTGCGGCTAACAACAACACTAGCAGCGCGGCTGGTCCCTCTGCTAAGGCAAGTAAA
This DNA window, taken from Torulaspora delbrueckii CBS 1146 chromosome 2, complete genome, encodes the following:
- the TDEL0B06220 gene encoding uncharacterized protein (ancestral locus Anc_1.385) encodes the protein MFVDYSGLQRFSTINENFANKYLQMLHFDAIQSPEQRLGLLKKHSEDFKSIHLVRLEDFRLDWGIIDYLYKMLLCITQMREVASYIKRCPTVYVVEMFDRTCPMSRYSMENLSGTLTKACQEFQSSYNDIRNELCEEVKRTIVELKPDYGFLNFEKWHPLQKFLFYECLDNLPKYMIPQTQVILIPKVFPRLYMEQVNGNGFMKASSQMRFLIFDTLSAERGFDSVGAHELVLKLLDSKVTTIWKENEENDFIGTATKNPLSEDVIEEAPSLENISKEPDFLRVFQERDANADANQAQDKVPAKLPALHKRTKMREYCKYSNSESESTNDEINTVGVKNSHEEKNSDEERSQTDIGSSSKSNHDDIFSPLSFGNLQSAVTPDNYSETSEKEKKYLNLEDMAYTASLFPPPPELPPNAFRQRYNYNEHQSKRESVKLKFREYIGRPIQKCFTRTHEPMLFDTTDSFAEFQGALWDDMSSKKFIKFKLKKFKRDCRYYGHIAKSFFEDLHEDDVRY
- the SYM1 gene encoding ethanol metabolism protein (similar to Saccharomyces cerevisiae SYM1 (YLR251W); ancestral locus Anc_1.384); the protein is MSKILGVYEGLLKTHPKKTNAIMTGTLFGLGDVIAQLGFPQKGSNTKYDFARTARSVIYGSMIFSFVGDRWFKFLSNKVSLPNRPNGHWTNTLFRVGVDQMTFAPTSIPFYFGCLTLMEGKPLEDAKKKINDRWWETLRANWAVWPAFQCFNFTFVPLQHRLLAVNAIAIFWNTFLSYKNSLATSSEHKTPVYSPPIVD
- the CQD2 gene encoding Cqd2p (similar to Saccharomyces cerevisiae YLR253W; ancestral locus Anc_1.383), with product MIKFLFPQRTLLSSSFRRYTTSVPKQPLRRFKLTRGKIIFGSIVGAGAIYYQTNETAHNVLRHVVLTSRRIGVVTVATVRCFHRYKTTLDAHYDSLEERGEALSACHLYCAKVTLRALQANAGVYIKLGQHIGAMTYMLPPEWTETMIPLQDQCPQSTMEEINEMFKQDLKVDIDEMFSEFNPKPIGVASLAQVHVAKLRDSDQMVAVKCQHPSLKEFVPLDVMLTQTVFNLMDVVFPDYPLTWLGDEMQSSIFVELDFTKEAKNAVTTAELFSNATAETALRIPKVISANRRILVMEYIIGRRLDDVKFLDDNHISRAEVSACLSHTFNKMIFTPNAGLHCDPHGGNLAIRPCKPTSKNPHNFEIVLYDHGLYRFPSTQLRRDYAHFWLALLDHNQPEMKYYAKRFAQITDEQFPLFAAAITGRSIDTALNYDISKPRSNEEIETMAAGLLHGSFLLQLMGLLARIPGVVLLILKTNDLTRHLDECLQNPLGPERTFLIMTQYCARMVYEEACEAISDHYRRWSFIWLYKEVKAWFEYEKRKNELVFYDLALWWKRRLM
- the TDEL0B06250 gene encoding uncharacterized protein (similar to Saccharomyces cerevisiae YGL159W; ancestral locus Anc_1.381), translated to MNSKIVEDREVADFFIGACSETLLSFLQELHSALKKYSENPEIIPPRIVGTIPSGSTVHLYMPVIDDVYSGVKTLGYNASSNMGFVGSINVTDAESGMLYGTLQAKELTGVRTALVSCIGLYHQLDKFENLGAINCTVFGSGLQAFWHVLFCARLLSGKCKQLNVCFVNRSSKIDLEPIRTILNRDDTNMELSFTLVKLSEKLAVKKVVANSHIIFGCAPSEAANIHYTDLAEVETIVPHTYISLIGSYKPHMHECDAKLISEFQKQKVPILVDSKEHTLLEAGELIDSNVKPHQLQEIGRLEKDKLQTIRCEKNNRTITLCKIVGLSIMDICVAKKLLEVSKLD